From Blastochloris viridis, one genomic window encodes:
- a CDS encoding class I SAM-dependent methyltransferase encodes MATDAERIIGLYRRHARAWADRRAARAGPLMEAAWLERFCALLPPAAAVLDIGCGSGEPIGRELVERGCALTGIDSSPEMIAMCAQRQPRQTWRVADMRTLALGRAFAGIIAWDSMFHLSHDDQRRMFPIFRRHAAPRAALMFTSGPAHGEATGTFEGEPLYHASLDAAEYRALLADHGFAVVAHVAEDPGCGGHTVWLAQRRDGVLGDAGAGQPHAASSGGSLPPFAASLAMTCLCSQTFIFPESPLSPS; translated from the coding sequence ATGGCCACCGACGCCGAACGCATCATCGGTCTCTACCGCCGCCATGCCCGTGCCTGGGCGGACCGGCGTGCAGCTCGGGCAGGGCCGCTGATGGAGGCGGCGTGGCTGGAGCGGTTTTGCGCCCTGTTGCCGCCGGCCGCCGCGGTGCTCGACATCGGCTGCGGCTCGGGCGAGCCGATCGGGCGCGAGCTGGTCGAGCGCGGCTGCGCGCTGACCGGGATCGACTCGTCGCCGGAAATGATCGCGATGTGCGCGCAGCGCCAGCCGCGGCAGACCTGGCGGGTGGCGGACATGCGCACGCTGGCGCTCGGCCGCGCCTTCGCCGGCATCATCGCCTGGGACAGCATGTTCCACCTCAGCCATGACGACCAGCGCCGCATGTTCCCGATCTTCCGGAGGCACGCGGCGCCGCGCGCCGCGCTGATGTTCACCAGCGGCCCGGCGCACGGCGAGGCGACTGGCACGTTCGAGGGCGAGCCGCTGTACCACGCCAGCCTGGATGCCGCCGAGTATCGGGCGCTGCTGGCCGATCACGGCTTTGCCGTGGTGGCCCATGTCGCCGAGGACCCCGGCTGCGGCGGCCATACCGTGTGGCTGGCGCAGCGCCGCGACGGCGTCCTGGGCGACGCGGGAGCTGGCCAGCCTCACGCCGCGAGTTCGGGCGGAAGCTTGCCGCCGTTTGCGGCCAGCTTGGCCATGACTTGCTTGTGCAGCCAAACGTTCATCTTCCCGGAATCCCCACTGTCGCCGTCGTAA
- a CDS encoding TRAP transporter large permease, with the protein MSVALIFGLLFALMLTGMPISISLGLTVLTFLFTMTHVPIESVALKLFTGIEKFEIMAIPFFILAGGFLTHGGVAKRMIAFATSMVGHWYGGLGLAGVMACALFAAVSGSSPATVVAIGSILLPAMVKQGFPPRFGAGVIATSGALGILIPPSIVMVMYAVATAGMSVTGPTGERVTSASVGQLFMAGVIPGLMLATLLGLTTFYRAWKFDLPRMPKASWAERWTAFREAMWGLLLIVVVIGGIYSGAFTPTEAAAMAAVYAFIVSVFIYRDMKLIEVPKVLLGSANMSAMLLYIITNAVLFSFLMTHENIPQSMAAWIVDTGVGWIGFLLFVNILLLLAGNVMEPSSIVLIMAPILFPVAVKLGIDPIHFGILIVVNMEVGMCHPPVGLNLYVASGITKLGITELTIAVWPWLLTMLGFLMLVTYVPEISLWLPRAIGMM; encoded by the coding sequence ATGAGCGTCGCACTCATTTTCGGTCTGCTGTTCGCGCTGATGCTGACCGGCATGCCGATCTCGATTTCGCTCGGCCTCACCGTGCTCACGTTCCTGTTCACGATGACGCACGTGCCGATCGAGTCGGTGGCGCTGAAGCTGTTCACCGGTATCGAGAAGTTCGAGATCATGGCGATCCCGTTCTTCATCCTGGCCGGCGGCTTCCTCACCCATGGCGGTGTGGCGAAACGCATGATCGCCTTTGCCACCTCCATGGTCGGCCACTGGTATGGCGGCCTCGGTCTCGCCGGCGTGATGGCGTGCGCGCTGTTCGCCGCGGTATCCGGCTCATCGCCCGCCACCGTGGTGGCGATCGGCTCGATCCTGCTGCCGGCGATGGTGAAGCAGGGCTTCCCGCCGCGGTTCGGCGCCGGCGTCATCGCCACCTCCGGCGCGCTCGGCATCCTGATCCCGCCCTCGATCGTGATGGTGATGTACGCGGTTGCCACCGCCGGCATGTCGGTGACGGGTCCGACCGGCGAGCGCGTCACCTCCGCCTCGGTCGGCCAATTGTTCATGGCCGGCGTCATTCCCGGCCTAATGCTGGCCACCCTGCTCGGCCTCACCACCTTCTACCGCGCCTGGAAGTTCGACCTGCCGCGCATGCCGAAGGCGAGCTGGGCCGAGCGCTGGACGGCGTTCCGCGAGGCGATGTGGGGTCTTCTTCTCATCGTGGTGGTGATCGGCGGCATCTATTCCGGCGCCTTCACCCCCACCGAGGCTGCCGCGATGGCCGCGGTCTACGCCTTCATCGTCTCGGTGTTCATCTATCGCGACATGAAGCTGATCGAGGTGCCGAAGGTGCTGCTCGGCTCGGCCAACATGTCGGCGATGCTGCTCTACATCATCACCAACGCCGTGCTGTTCTCGTTCCTGATGACGCACGAGAACATCCCGCAGTCGATGGCCGCCTGGATCGTCGACACCGGGGTGGGCTGGATCGGCTTCCTTCTCTTCGTCAACATCTTGCTGCTGCTCGCCGGCAACGTGATGGAGCCGTCCTCGATCGTGCTGATCATGGCACCGATCCTGTTCCCGGTGGCGGTGAAGCTTGGCATCGATCCGATCCATTTCGGCATCCTGATCGTGGTCAACATGGAGGTCGGCATGTGCCATCCCCCGGTGGGGCTGAACCTCTATGTCGCCTCAGGCATCACCAAGCTCGGCATCACCGAACTCACCATCGCGGTGTGGCCGTGGCTGCTCACCATGCTGGGCTTCCTGATGCTGGTGACTTACGTGCCCGAAATCTCGCTGTGGCTGCCGCGGGCGATCGGGATGATGTGA
- the ctrA gene encoding response regulator transcription factor CtrA — translation MRVLLIEDDSATAQSIELMLKSESFNVYTTDLGEEGVDLGKLYDYDIILLDLNLPDMSGYEVLRTLRVSKVKTPILILSGLAGIEDKVKGLGFGADDYLTKPFHKDELIARIHAIVRRSKGHAQSVIATGDLIVNLDTKTVEVHGARVHLTGKEYQMLELLSLRKGTTLTKEMFLNHLYGGMDEPELKIIDVFICKLRKKLANASNGKNYIETVWGRGYVLREPSENDERIPA, via the coding sequence ATGCGTGTCCTGCTGATAGAGGACGACAGCGCGACGGCTCAGAGCATCGAATTGATGCTCAAGTCGGAGAGCTTCAACGTCTACACGACGGACCTTGGCGAAGAGGGCGTCGATCTCGGCAAGCTATACGACTACGATATCATTCTGCTGGATCTCAATTTGCCCGACATGTCGGGCTATGAGGTGCTGCGGACGTTGCGCGTCTCCAAGGTGAAGACACCGATCCTGATCCTTTCCGGCCTCGCCGGCATCGAGGACAAGGTGAAGGGGCTCGGCTTTGGCGCCGACGACTATCTGACCAAGCCGTTCCACAAGGACGAGCTGATCGCGCGCATCCACGCCATCGTGCGGCGCTCGAAAGGCCACGCCCAATCGGTCATCGCCACCGGCGACCTGATCGTCAATCTCGACACCAAGACCGTCGAGGTCCACGGCGCCCGCGTCCATCTGACCGGCAAGGAGTACCAGATGCTGGAACTCCTCAGCCTGCGCAAAGGCACCACGCTGACCAAGGAGATGTTCCTCAACCATCTCTATGGCGGCATGGACGAGCCGGAGCTGAAGATCATCGACGTCTTCATCTGCAAGCTGCGCAAGAAGCTGGCCAACGCCTCGAACGGCAAGAACTACATCGAGACGGTGTGGGGCCGCGGCTACGTGCTGCGCGAGCCCTCCGAGAATGACGAGCGCATTCCGGCCTGA
- a CDS encoding response regulator transcription factor yields the protein MSEAARARVFVVDDDAAIRDSLVWLFRSRGLLALSFSSGEAFLDTWRPDLDGCIVADIRMEGIGGLELFDRLKQQGSRLPVVFLTGHGDVPMAVSALKRGARDFIEKPFNDNDLVDIVIAVLDEQAVLRAAEQQSLERDHRLDRLTARERQVLDLLLEGRLNKQIADELGVSMRTVEVHRARVFEKMGVRNAVELASQLAPRRP from the coding sequence ATGAGCGAGGCGGCGCGGGCGCGGGTGTTCGTCGTCGACGACGACGCGGCAATCCGCGATTCGCTGGTGTGGCTGTTCCGCTCGCGCGGACTTCTGGCGCTCAGCTTCTCCTCGGGCGAGGCATTCCTGGACACTTGGCGGCCGGACCTCGACGGCTGCATCGTCGCCGACATCCGCATGGAGGGCATCGGCGGGCTCGAGCTGTTCGACCGCCTCAAGCAACAGGGCAGCCGGCTGCCGGTGGTGTTTCTCACCGGGCACGGCGACGTGCCAATGGCGGTATCGGCGCTCAAGCGCGGCGCCCGCGACTTCATCGAAAAGCCGTTCAACGACAACGACCTGGTCGACATCGTCATCGCCGTGCTCGACGAGCAGGCGGTGCTGCGCGCCGCCGAGCAGCAGAGCCTGGAGCGCGACCACCGCCTCGACCGGCTGACCGCGCGCGAGCGGCAGGTGCTCGACCTTCTGCTCGAAGGCCGGCTCAACAAGCAGATCGCCGACGAGCTCGGCGTGTCGATGCGCACGGTCGAGGTCCACCGGGCGCGGGTGTTCGAAAAGATGGGCGTGCGCAATGCGGTAGAACTGGCGAGCCAGCTGGCGCCGCGCCGGCCGTGA
- the fliJ gene encoding flagellar export protein FliJ encodes MKSRETLIRLKRFQVDERRRQVVQIEAMIADFERMSAELDREILSEQDRAGINDPGHFAYPTYARAAMTRRDNLRRSADELRGQLDDARAQLAEAFDELKKVEILEERDQERERMVEAAREQSELDRIGAQLRHA; translated from the coding sequence ATGAAGTCGCGTGAAACGCTCATCCGCTTGAAACGCTTCCAGGTCGACGAACGTCGCCGGCAGGTGGTTCAGATCGAGGCCATGATTGCGGATTTCGAACGGATGTCCGCCGAACTCGATCGCGAGATCCTGAGCGAGCAGGACCGCGCCGGCATCAACGATCCGGGCCATTTCGCCTACCCGACCTACGCCAGGGCGGCGATGACGCGGCGCGACAATCTGCGCCGCTCGGCCGACGAACTGCGCGGGCAGCTCGATGACGCCCGCGCCCAACTGGCCGAGGCGTTCGACGAGCTCAAGAAGGTCGAGATCCTCGAGGAGCGCGATCAGGAGCGCGAGCGCATGGTCGAAGCCGCCCGCGAGCAGAGCGAACTCGACCGCATCGGCGCGCAGCTCCGCCACGCCTGA
- a CDS encoding DUF3597 domain-containing protein: MNLFETIRSKIFGTTPAEASTASPAPTSATKTVDVAAILDGLASKSSEKLDWRRSIVDLMKLLDMDASQSARKDLAKELHYDGDSGDSGKMNVWLHKQVMAKLAANGGKLPPELAA; encoded by the coding sequence ATGAACCTTTTCGAGACGATCCGGTCAAAGATCTTCGGAACCACCCCCGCCGAGGCGTCGACCGCGTCACCAGCGCCGACGTCCGCCACGAAAACCGTCGACGTTGCCGCCATCCTCGATGGCCTTGCGTCGAAGTCGTCGGAAAAGCTCGACTGGCGCCGGTCGATTGTCGATCTGATGAAGCTGCTGGATATGGATGCGAGCCAGTCGGCCCGGAAGGACCTGGCCAAAGAGCTGCATTACGACGGCGACAGTGGGGATTCCGGGAAGATGAACGTTTGGCTGCACAAGCAAGTCATGGCCAAGCTGGCCGCAAACGGCGGCAAGCTTCCGCCCGAACTCGCGGCGTGA
- the fliI gene encoding flagellar protein export ATPase FliI — protein MKTLADQIAEIGAVEIYGRVATVRGLLVEVAGPVNAMPIGARISVETAPDRTIPCEVVGFVSGRALLMPFSDLEGVRRGCRAIVSPTVPTVRPSAGWLGRVVNAMGEPVDGKGPLPAGAEPYPFRNSPPSAHARRRVGEPLDLGVRALNTFLTCCRGQRMGIFAGSGVGKSVLLSMLARNTAADVSVIGLVGERGREVKEFLEDDLGEEGMKRAVVVVATSDEPALMRRQAAYLTLAVAEYFRDQGADVLCMMDSVTRFAMAQREIGLSTGEPPTAKGYTPTVFTELPRLLERAGPGIDEGTITGIFTVLVDGDDHNEPVADAVRGILDGHIVMERSIAERGRYPAINVLKSVSRTMPRSCDPAFWPVVQRAKKVLGTFSDMEELIRLGAYRPGASAEVDESIQLNPALEAFLAQAKEESTSLAEGYRRLADIVSPAGAKASPAGAKPKG, from the coding sequence ATGAAGACGCTGGCCGATCAGATCGCGGAGATCGGCGCCGTCGAAATCTATGGGCGCGTCGCCACCGTGCGCGGCCTGCTGGTCGAAGTGGCCGGGCCGGTGAACGCGATGCCGATCGGCGCGCGCATCTCGGTGGAGACCGCGCCCGATCGCACCATTCCCTGCGAGGTGGTCGGCTTTGTCAGCGGCCGCGCGCTGCTGATGCCGTTCTCGGACCTTGAAGGCGTACGGCGCGGCTGTCGCGCCATCGTGTCGCCGACGGTGCCGACAGTGCGGCCGTCGGCGGGCTGGCTTGGCCGTGTCGTCAACGCCATGGGCGAGCCGGTCGACGGCAAGGGGCCGCTGCCGGCCGGCGCCGAGCCCTATCCGTTCCGCAATTCGCCGCCGTCCGCCCACGCCCGTCGCCGGGTCGGCGAGCCGCTCGACCTCGGCGTTCGCGCGCTGAACACGTTTCTGACCTGTTGCCGCGGCCAGCGCATGGGCATCTTCGCCGGCTCGGGCGTCGGCAAGTCGGTGCTGCTGTCGATGCTGGCGCGCAACACCGCCGCCGACGTATCGGTAATCGGGCTGGTCGGCGAGCGTGGCCGCGAGGTGAAGGAGTTCCTGGAGGACGACCTCGGCGAGGAGGGCATGAAGCGCGCGGTGGTGGTGGTCGCCACCTCCGACGAGCCGGCGCTGATGCGCCGGCAGGCCGCCTATTTGACGCTGGCGGTCGCGGAATATTTCCGCGACCAGGGCGCCGACGTGCTGTGCATGATGGATTCTGTCACCCGCTTCGCCATGGCGCAGCGCGAGATCGGGCTGTCGACCGGCGAGCCGCCCACCGCCAAGGGCTATACCCCGACCGTGTTCACCGAACTACCGCGGCTGCTGGAGCGCGCCGGCCCCGGCATCGACGAAGGCACCATCACCGGCATCTTCACCGTGCTGGTCGACGGCGACGATCACAACGAACCGGTGGCCGACGCGGTGCGCGGCATTCTCGACGGCCATATCGTGATGGAGCGCTCGATCGCCGAGCGCGGCCGCTATCCGGCGATCAACGTGCTGAAGTCGGTGTCGCGCACCATGCCGCGGTCGTGCGATCCGGCGTTCTGGCCGGTGGTGCAGCGCGCCAAGAAGGTGCTCGGCACCTTCTCCGACATGGAAGAACTGATTCGACTCGGCGCCTACCGGCCGGGCGCCAGCGCCGAGGTCGACGAGTCGATCCAGCTCAACCCGGCGCTGGAAGCCTTCCTGGCCCAGGCCAAGGAGGAGTCGACCTCGCTGGCGGAGGGCTATCGCCGGCTGGCGGACATCGTCTCGCCCGCCGGCGCCAAGGCCTCGCCCGCCGGCGCCAAGCCGAAAGGGTGA
- a CDS encoding B3/4 domain-containing protein: MELSIAELVPRFPAVRIAAVVAEDLTIPAERPLALAALIAAREHDCRARWAGAELSAIAGIAAWRAAYKAFGIKSTSYRSSVERLVKNVLAGRSLPAINGFVDAYNAVSLAHVMPAGADDLAQVAGDVAFRFAREGDDFRDMSGEGELGGPPKPGEVVFADSTKVLCRRWNWRQDARSVISPATRRALVTVQSNGFGDVEAAAADLTDLLARFCGGRLRVVVADAARPVVDLG, from the coding sequence ATGGAGCTGTCGATTGCAGAACTCGTGCCGCGCTTTCCCGCGGTCCGCATCGCCGCGGTGGTGGCGGAGGATCTGACGATTCCCGCCGAGCGCCCGTTGGCGCTGGCGGCGCTGATCGCCGCGCGCGAGCACGACTGCCGGGCGCGCTGGGCCGGCGCCGAGCTCTCTGCCATTGCCGGCATCGCGGCGTGGCGCGCCGCCTACAAGGCGTTCGGCATCAAGTCGACCTCCTACCGCTCATCGGTCGAGCGGCTGGTGAAAAACGTATTGGCCGGGCGCTCGCTTCCCGCCATCAACGGCTTCGTCGACGCCTACAACGCGGTGTCGCTGGCCCATGTCATGCCGGCTGGCGCCGACGACCTCGCCCAGGTGGCCGGCGACGTCGCCTTCCGCTTCGCGCGCGAGGGCGACGATTTTCGCGACATGAGCGGGGAGGGCGAGCTCGGCGGCCCGCCCAAGCCGGGCGAGGTGGTGTTTGCCGACTCAACGAAAGTGCTTTGCCGGCGGTGGAATTGGCGGCAGGACGCCCGCTCGGTGATTTCGCCGGCAACGCGGCGGGCGCTGGTCACCGTCCAGTCCAACGGCTTCGGCGACGTCGAGGCCGCCGCTGCCGACCTTACCGATCTGCTCGCCCGCTTCTGCGGCGGGCGGCTGCGGGTTGTGGTCGCTGACGCCGCCCGGCCGGTGGTCGATCTCGGCTGA
- a CDS encoding TRAP transporter small permease yields the protein MLLKLLDRLEEVLIAALMAAATLIIFTAVAHRYSLTGVAAVFNYGRAHDIAWLTDLGRVGFLWLRGLNFTWAQELCIYLFVWMAKFGAAYGVRTGIHVGVDVLVNRLSSGPRHKVITFALMCGALFTAIVGTLGANFVWHIAHTEQVSADLEVPMWLVYLCVPLGSYLMCFRFLQVTWRFWRTGELPTHDPGHVEGIAEPAPDATVAAVTKG from the coding sequence ATGTTGTTGAAGCTCCTCGATCGGCTGGAAGAGGTCCTGATCGCGGCGCTGATGGCCGCGGCTACCCTGATCATCTTCACCGCCGTCGCCCACCGCTACAGCCTGACCGGCGTCGCCGCCGTGTTCAATTATGGCCGCGCCCACGACATCGCCTGGCTGACCGATCTCGGGCGGGTCGGCTTTTTGTGGCTGCGCGGCCTCAACTTCACCTGGGCGCAGGAGCTGTGCATCTATCTGTTCGTATGGATGGCCAAGTTCGGTGCCGCCTACGGCGTGCGCACTGGCATCCATGTCGGCGTCGACGTGCTGGTCAACCGCTTGTCGTCCGGGCCGCGCCACAAGGTCATCACCTTCGCCCTGATGTGCGGGGCGCTGTTCACCGCCATCGTCGGCACGCTCGGCGCCAATTTCGTCTGGCACATCGCCCACACCGAACAGGTGTCGGCCGACCTCGAGGTGCCGATGTGGCTGGTCTATCTGTGCGTTCCGCTCGGCTCCTATTTGATGTGTTTCCGGTTTCTTCAGGTGACTTGGCGGTTTTGGCGCACCGGCGAGCTGCCGACCCATGACCCCGGCCATGTGGAGGGCATCGCCGAGCCGGCGCCCGACGCCACCGTTGCCGCCGTGACGAAGGGTTGA
- a CDS encoding TRAP transporter substrate-binding protein, which translates to MKTTMLALGTAAILVLSPLSAGAQQPIVVKFSHVVAPDTPKGKGAERFRELAEKYTGGAVKVEVYPNSQLYKDKEELEALQLGAVQMLAPSLAKFGPLGAREFEVFDLPYIFPDKEALRKVTTGPIGKELLAKLEPKGIVGLAYWDNGFKVMSANRPLRTPDDFLGLKMRIQSSKVLEAEMKALGAVPQVMAFSEVYQALQTGVVDGTENPPSNMYTQKMHEVQSHATVSNHGYLGYAVIANKAFWDGLAPDVRTQLEKAMAEATEYANSIAQQENDDSLAAMKASGKTQFFELSPAERQTWIKALLPVHKEMASRIGADLVARTQKETGLVD; encoded by the coding sequence ATGAAGACTACCATGCTCGCCTTGGGAACGGCCGCAATCTTGGTGTTGTCGCCGTTGTCGGCTGGTGCCCAGCAGCCGATCGTCGTCAAGTTCAGCCACGTGGTGGCGCCGGATACGCCGAAGGGCAAGGGCGCCGAGCGTTTCCGCGAACTGGCGGAGAAGTATACCGGCGGCGCGGTCAAGGTCGAAGTCTACCCCAACTCCCAGCTCTACAAGGACAAAGAGGAACTGGAGGCGCTGCAGCTTGGCGCAGTGCAGATGCTGGCGCCCTCGCTGGCCAAGTTCGGCCCGCTCGGCGCGCGCGAGTTCGAGGTGTTCGACCTGCCTTATATCTTCCCGGACAAGGAAGCGCTGCGCAAGGTGACCACCGGCCCGATCGGCAAGGAGCTTCTGGCCAAGCTGGAGCCCAAGGGCATCGTCGGTCTGGCCTATTGGGACAACGGCTTCAAGGTGATGAGCGCCAACCGGCCGCTCCGGACCCCGGACGACTTCCTCGGCCTCAAGATGCGCATCCAGTCCTCCAAGGTGCTCGAGGCGGAGATGAAGGCGCTCGGCGCGGTGCCGCAGGTGATGGCGTTCTCCGAGGTCTATCAGGCGCTGCAGACCGGCGTGGTCGACGGCACCGAGAACCCGCCGTCCAACATGTATACCCAGAAGATGCACGAGGTGCAGAGCCACGCCACGGTCTCCAACCACGGCTATCTCGGCTATGCGGTGATCGCTAACAAGGCGTTCTGGGACGGCCTTGCCCCCGACGTCCGCACCCAGCTCGAGAAGGCGATGGCGGAAGCCACCGAATACGCCAACTCGATCGCCCAGCAGGAGAATGACGATTCGCTCGCGGCGATGAAGGCCTCCGGCAAGACCCAGTTCTTCGAGCTGTCGCCGGCCGAGCGCCAGACCTGGATCAAGGCGCTGCTGCCGGTGCACAAGGAGATGGCCAGCCGGATCGGCGCCGATCTGGTCGCCCGGACCCAGAAAGAAACCGGCCTGGTCGACTAA
- a CDS encoding sensor histidine kinase gives MDAGPRGLTPEPGDTGRRSGAAGWRRGPARLGWRLLGRRGLKVATPALTAAGILAISLALAALVWLADRDERLERQQALIKDSLWVEQTLRFELGADLGFIDRLALDIGRGSADASQVAVRARHLVSNSPEIVRLQWLDADDRPALAVPPQTERTAPPPPLTVALELARAGGRAVPSSDFVLANGQAGFALVTPIHRGEAYAGALVATVSLSALLSEHIPWWIVERYRVTVVDVSGRELAARSRVAVPDGSISHTIALDPPARDLFISISTVAAKTNLVRNSLVATIAALALVVAASFLALHRHIQRRIAAESEVRAQHAFRKAMEDSLTVGMRAKDIAGRIIYVNPAFCRMVGFAADELIGQPPPMPYWVPELLDETLAVYRAVLDGRAPPDGFEITFQRRNGEWFDALIYEAPLIDADGRHAGWMASVVDITDRKRAEELSRQQSEQLARTARLVSMGEMASSIAHELNQPLSAVASYATGSLNMIRSGCSGEDIAPAIEKIAEQAQRAGQIVHSIYNVVRRSEPQIAPLDIVALIEEAAAFIAPEARKYGVEVVIRNNSDVNAVPGDRVLLEQVLLNLARNACEAMARTAAEDRRLVIKVERVAAELVFSLADRGPGIAADVLESLFSPFVSTKPEGMGMGLCICRTIIERHHGRLWFEPAEPRGTVFRFVLPLGGMQ, from the coding sequence ATGGACGCCGGTCCGCGCGGCCTGACACCTGAGCCCGGCGACACCGGCCGCCGGTCCGGCGCCGCCGGCTGGCGCCGCGGTCCAGCCCGCCTTGGGTGGCGGCTGCTGGGCCGGCGCGGCCTGAAGGTGGCAACGCCGGCGCTGACCGCCGCCGGCATCCTGGCCATCAGCCTCGCCCTCGCCGCGCTGGTCTGGCTCGCCGACCGCGACGAACGGCTCGAGCGCCAGCAGGCGCTGATCAAGGATTCGCTGTGGGTCGAGCAGACGCTACGGTTCGAGCTCGGCGCCGACCTCGGCTTCATCGACCGTCTCGCCCTCGACATCGGCCGCGGCAGCGCCGACGCCAGCCAAGTGGCGGTGCGGGCGCGCCACCTGGTGTCCAACAGTCCCGAGATCGTCCGCCTGCAATGGCTCGACGCCGACGACCGCCCCGCCCTGGCGGTGCCGCCACAGACCGAGCGCACCGCGCCGCCGCCGCCGCTGACGGTGGCGCTGGAACTCGCCCGCGCCGGCGGCCGCGCGGTGCCCTCCTCCGACTTCGTGCTGGCGAACGGTCAGGCCGGCTTTGCGCTGGTGACGCCGATCCACCGCGGCGAGGCCTATGCCGGCGCGCTGGTCGCGACGGTTTCGCTCAGCGCCCTGCTGTCGGAGCATATCCCGTGGTGGATCGTCGAGCGCTACCGGGTGACGGTGGTGGACGTATCGGGCCGCGAGTTGGCGGCGCGCTCGCGCGTCGCCGTCCCCGACGGCAGCATCAGCCATACCATCGCGCTCGACCCGCCGGCGCGCGACCTGTTCATCTCGATCTCCACCGTCGCCGCCAAGACCAACCTGGTTCGCAACAGCCTGGTCGCCACCATCGCCGCGCTGGCGCTGGTGGTGGCGGCCAGCTTTCTTGCGCTGCACCGCCACATCCAGCGCCGCATCGCCGCGGAGAGCGAGGTGCGCGCCCAGCACGCCTTTCGCAAGGCGATGGAGGACTCGCTCACCGTCGGCATGCGCGCCAAGGACATCGCCGGCCGCATCATCTACGTGAACCCGGCGTTCTGCCGCATGGTCGGCTTCGCCGCCGACGAGCTGATCGGGCAGCCGCCGCCGATGCCCTACTGGGTGCCGGAGCTGCTCGACGAGACGCTGGCGGTCTACCGCGCGGTGCTGGACGGCCGTGCCCCGCCCGACGGCTTCGAGATCACCTTCCAGCGCCGCAACGGCGAGTGGTTCGACGCCCTGATCTACGAGGCGCCGCTGATCGACGCCGACGGCCGCCACGCCGGCTGGATGGCCTCGGTGGTCGACATCACCGATCGCAAGCGCGCCGAGGAGCTGTCGCGCCAGCAGAGCGAGCAGTTGGCGCGCACCGCGCGGCTGGTGTCGATGGGCGAGATGGCGTCCTCAATCGCCCACGAGCTGAACCAGCCGCTGTCGGCGGTGGCGAGCTACGCCACCGGCTCGCTCAACATGATTAGGTCCGGCTGCAGCGGCGAGGATATCGCGCCGGCGATCGAGAAGATCGCCGAGCAGGCCCAGCGCGCCGGCCAGATCGTCCATTCGATCTACAACGTGGTGCGCCGCAGCGAGCCCCAGATCGCCCCGCTCGACATCGTGGCGCTGATCGAGGAGGCCGCCGCCTTCATTGCGCCCGAGGCCCGCAAGTACGGCGTCGAGGTCGTCATCCGCAACAACAGCGACGTCAACGCCGTTCCCGGCGACCGCGTGCTGCTGGAGCAGGTGCTGCTCAACCTCGCCCGCAACGCCTGCGAGGCGATGGCGCGCACCGCGGCCGAAGACCGCCGGCTCGTCATCAAGGTCGAGCGGGTGGCGGCGGAGCTGGTGTTCTCGCTCGCCGACCGCGGCCCCGGCATCGCCGCCGACGTGCTCGAGTCGCTGTTCTCACCGTTCGTCTCCACCAAGCCGGAGGGCATGGGCATGGGCCTTTGTATTTGCCGCACCATCATCGAGCGCCACCACGGCCGGCTGTGGTTCGAGCCGGCCGAGCCGCGCGGCACCGTGTTCCGCTTCGTCCTGCCGCTCGGGGGGATGCAATGA